ACTCCTGGCTTGGGTAAATGCTGATCTTATGTGACACCCTGAGCACGTTTGTGACGTTTGCGTAACTGGATGACCAGTTATCAGCAAGCGTTTTGCTAGTTGTTTAACCAGGAGAGAACTGCACTACGGCTTAGATACACCCCTTATACCAGCTTTATTTTTGGATGACCCTGTTGCCGGGGCAGGTATGGCATGCCATATCGACCGCTGGGCCTGTGCTTGGTGTCCGGCCTCAATTAGCTTCACGATGTCAGAAAATTTCCCTCCTTCTGTTGAGATTTGATCGATCGCCTCTGGGCTAAGGTCTTGAGACCCGTCGCTAGAGGATTGTCTTTGACGCTGGTGCCCCTCTTCTATCAGTCGCACCATTTCGCTGAAAGCCCCTTCGTCTTGGGTTTGGGGAATGTAGCTCAGCAAATCTTCTGGGGTGCATTCGAGGGCGGCACATAGGCGAATTAACCGATCAAGCCACTCTGTGCCGCTCCTGCCTTTTTCCCAGTTAGCGATGGTGGTTTCAGTGACTCCTACTATCTGAGCTAGCTCTAACTGAGTGAGTTTCTTGGCTTCTCGCAGACTCGCAATTTTCGGCCTGTACTCCCAATTCATTGAAAACCTCGCACACTTTGGATCCTGCAAGAGAATACTAACATCTCTTACCTAAAGGATCTTCCATAAATCATAAAGCCTAAATCAATAAGTGTAAAGAAATGAGCACAAGAAATTTACCCTAAAGAATTTTAGGGAAACTATGTTAGGGTTGTTTTGTGAGGGTATTAGCTGTCTACGTCTACTAAAGGAGACTTTGTATGGTGCTATCTGAGTATCGTCTTCGTCCTGAAGAGGGATTGGTCTGCCCCCGATGCGGCAAAAAGTCTATTGTTTTACATGGCGATAGTACTTATGTCTGTATTGACCATCAATGTGGTTTTCGCAATGATGTGTCAGAGGGCGGTGTTGGATCCGCCGGGGGCGTTTTTGCTGGTTTTCTTACGGTTGCAGCTCTGCTGGCCTTGCTGTAGAACTGCTCATTTAACCAAGCTAAGGGCTCAAGCCGTTATGGTTTGAGCCTTTTTTGTATGGGTAGGATGCCTTGTTATGACGCAACCAGGGCGATTTCGTAACAAGATACGGGGGAGATACCGACTTAGTCTGTTGTTTCGATGGCATCGCGCCAGGGGGCTGGAAAGCGTTCAAAGTCTTGGTTGATGAACCAAAACCAGATATGGGTGTCGAGTACGATCACCTCAAACACTCCCAGTCGTCTTCGGTCACGATGGGGCTAACCAAGTCGCCTAGGGTTTTGGCTTTGCCCGCAATGGTGGCGGGGGCGCTGCGGCGGGGGCGAGCGAGGGGTTCTTCTATAACGGTGACGATGATGCGGGCGGTGGTGAGGTTGGGCTGGTCAGTCAGCCATGTGACCTGGCCGTTTTCGTAGATGGCTTCGTAGCTTTTTAGGATGGTGATGGGTTGGTAGTTGGGGCAAGGGTAGATGGTGGGCAGTGCCCACCCTTGTATCTTTAGAGGTGTGTGGCAGACCGTCCCACCCTAGGTTGTCCAAAACCGAACGTAGCATGGGTCGCTGCACACCTCTGAAGTTAACTCGCAAAATCGCCAGGAGCTTAGACTCCGTATCGAGCAAGGACGAGTGATGTCAGATTAACCTCCTACACGGGTGGATACAACCATGACTGAACTATCACAAGCGCATCAATGGGTTGGCATTGACGTATCCAAGCGCACCTTAGATGTGTACGTCCGTCCACTTGGATTAAGCGTTCAGGTGGCCAACAGTGACTCTGGTTTAAGAGAGTTGCTACAGGCGTTAACGGCGTTTCGTCGCGAGACGAGTCTGATTGTGCTGGAAGCGACCGGGGGCTATCAAGCCCTGGCGGCGCGAACGTTGATGGCGGAGGGCTGGCCCGCCGTTGTGGTGAATCCACGTCAAGTGCGTGATTTTGCCCGGGCCACGGGGCGCATGGCTAAAACAGACAAAATTGATGCCGAGGTGTTGGCTCACTTTGCCGATGCCATCCGTCCAGAGGTACGGGCGATGGCGAGTGAGGCCAGTCAACACCTTCAAGACCTCGTCACGCGACGGCAGCAACTCGTCGAGATGATGAGTGCCGAAAAAGCCCGGCAACGCTCAGCACGAGCCAGGACGGGTCAGAGCATTGAGCAGCATATTGACTGGCTCAAGCAACAGATCCAAGACCTCGATACCCAGATTGAGCAGCTCATCGCCCAGAGCGATCAGTGGCAGCGCACCCGCGAGATCCTCACCAGTGTGCCGGGTATTGGGGCTGTGACGACGGGGCTCCTCTTGGCCTCACTCCCCGAGTTAGGACAGATCTCAGCGAAGCGCCTAGCCAGCTTGTGTGGCCTCGCCCCGTTCAACCGCGATAGCGGCCAGATGCGGGGTAAGCGGATGATTAGCGGCGGTCGAGCCACCGTGCGCACAGGCCTCTACATGGCCGCGTTAGTCGCCACTCGCCATAATCCGGTCATTCGCGATTACTACCAGCGCCTGCTGCAGCGGGGAAAACTCAAAAAGGTTGCCCTGGTGGCCTGCATGCACAAACTGGTGATTATTCTCAATGCCATGGTAGAACATGACACCCTCTGGCAGGCTCCGGCTTGCTCCCTGCCCGCCGCCACATAAGGAACAGCAAGACTCTGTCTGATGCAGGCAGGGCTCCTGGCTTGATTTCCGCTGCCATCCCGCCGAGGCTAATCGCATAGCAGGATGAGCTTGACAAAGAAGATAATCGCTACGGTTATTTTCGGCGGCGGGTGGGGGTTTTGGGGGGTTGCCAGGCGGTGAGGTCGTCGGGGGTAAGGTTGAGTTGGCGGGCTTCGTCTTGAATAAAGCTTTCGATGTAGTCGCCCATTTTGAGGCCGTAGGCGGGGTCGAGGTCGTTGTGCCACTGGTGCAGCCAGGGCAGGAGTTCGATCAGGCCTGCGAGGAGGGGAATGAGGCGGGGGTCTTCGTGGCCGCCGACGTCTTCTTTGATATAGACGAAGTAGGCGCTGAGGGCGAGGGCGAGTTGGAGGTGGTTGTAGCCAGCCCAGGCGATGACGGGTTGACCATC
This genomic window from Nodosilinea sp. E11 contains:
- a CDS encoding helix-turn-helix transcriptional regulator, which translates into the protein MNWEYRPKIASLREAKKLTQLELAQIVGVTETTIANWEKGRSGTEWLDRLIRLCAALECTPEDLLSYIPQTQDEGAFSEMVRLIEEGHQRQRQSSSDGSQDLSPEAIDQISTEGGKFSDIVKLIEAGHQAQAQRSIWHAIPAPATGSSKNKAGIRGVSKP
- a CDS encoding IS110 family transposase; amino-acid sequence: MTELSQAHQWVGIDVSKRTLDVYVRPLGLSVQVANSDSGLRELLQALTAFRRETSLIVLEATGGYQALAARTLMAEGWPAVVVNPRQVRDFARATGRMAKTDKIDAEVLAHFADAIRPEVRAMASEASQHLQDLVTRRQQLVEMMSAEKARQRSARARTGQSIEQHIDWLKQQIQDLDTQIEQLIAQSDQWQRTREILTSVPGIGAVTTGLLLASLPELGQISAKRLASLCGLAPFNRDSGQMRGKRMISGGRATVRTGLYMAALVATRHNPVIRDYYQRLLQRGKLKKVALVACMHKLVIILNAMVEHDTLWQAPACSLPAAT